The genome window GTGAACTTATGAATACTGGACTAATGGGAATTTGAGATTGCTAGACTTTTGTTAGGTAGGGGAATCGAGGGACATAAAGcaaaggtgggtaagtggaatttTAGTGTGGATCAGATACAACTTAAATAAATGAACATGATCAAGGTgaagaatggcctactgctgcccttgcccgccacgggaatcggagcgggtgagggatggaccatggaaaggtccgttgaccttgggtgggattttatggtttcggcacgagcgaggccgtaaaatcccacccttttccAGCCTCGCCTACTGTCAGGATCATCCAGTCTTGCCGAAGGTTAGTGGTGTTTTGGTCGGACCGCTGAATCTCCCACAGTGAGTCTGGCCATGAtgaagccagaaaattccagccacaataTCAGTATATTGCTGTGTATTGTTCAGATCTGCAGTATTGGGATGTGCTACTGTGTGCCCTAGAGAGCTGCATTTCCAGTTGATTTGCTGTGTGTTTTGTAAATGTGCAGTGTATTAGTGTGAAATGCTGTGTATTTTGGACACCTGCAACATCCATATGCACTGCTGCGTGTTTGCAAATCTGCAGACTCCAGGTACATTGCTGTGTATTTTGCAATCATTCTGTGTGTTTTACTGCAGATGACCCATCTCGGGATGTGttgctgtgtgtttctgtgggttttATACACATGCAGCTCAGTGTAGATTTCACAATAATGTACAGAGCTGCAGTATCTACATGTGTTTGTATGGTTTGCCAATCTGGTGTTTGAGTGGGGATTTCACTGTATTATGTAGATGTGCAGTCTCTGCATGCCTGTGACCATACAGATATAAACCCAGTGGGAGTGTGAATTTCTGTGCATTATACAGACCTGCAGTCTGGGTGTGTTTCCATAGGTTTTGCTGACTTGGAGTTTGTGTGAATTATTGTCATGCATTTTTAAAACCCTTGTTTGGTGTTTGTACAATACCTTTAAGGATAAGGCTAATCTTGCAACAAAATACATTGGATTCAATACAATTCACAAAAAAAATTTATATTCCTTAAAACGCTCTTTCAAGGGATTAGATAATGCTCGCTGAGCTGGGAGATGTCAGTGCTGGGAAATAGAACACTTTGCCAATTCTTGCTTTCAGTGTCAAACACTCACAGGCTGGACACAGCACAGATCAAAGTAAAGATCTCCTCTACACTGTTCAATTGAGCATTCCCAGAGCAACGACATGTaagttagatagagtaaagctccctctactctgttctaaactgaacACATGCATCTTCTGAATATAACAGAGTGGGACTGACCTAAGTTTAGAGTGTGAAAAGGTTAGAGTGTGTGGAAAGTTAAAATAATCCAGAAGTTTGAACCAAGGTTTAGTAAGTTGAGTTAGGTTGACCctagacttttttttattcatttgtgggacttgggcatcactggctggccagtatttattgcccatctctggttgctcttgaactgagtggcttgctacgccatttcagtgggcagttgagagtcaaccacattgctgtgactcttgagtcacatgtaggccagaccagctaaggagggcagatttccttccctaaaggacattagtgaaccaaatgggtctttccgacaatcgacaattgtttcatgatcatccgtagattctttaattctaattttttttaattgaattaaaattctaccatctgctgtgacaggattcaaacccgagtccccagagcattaaatgtttctgaattaatagtctagcaataataccactagccatTGCCTACCCTAAACTGAAGTTAGACTGAATGAGAGGTTAGAGTGCTTtgggttagagtgactctgggGCATCAGAGTGACTGCCGTTTTGAGGACAAGATGGGGGAAGGGTGGCAGTGATGGTGGATTTAGTGATTCTGGTGGGTTAGATTAACACAGGGAAGGTTACAGTGACTGTGGAGAGGTTAGAGTAACTGGGAGCATGAAGTGATTAGAGAGCACCTTGGTATTTGGGGAGTTAGTGAGTCAGGGATCAGTGACGCTGTGTTAGAATGAGTCAGGGTTGGTGAGGGGGTTAGTGTGAGTAACTGGGAGCATAAGGTGGTTAGAAAACCCCATTGTTACTTGGGGAGTTAGAGTGAGTCGGGGACCGGGGTGCTTCTTGTGTTAGAATGAGTCAGGGATTAGGATGATGCTGTGTTAGAGTGAGTCAGGGTTGGTGAGAGGGTTAGGGTGGGTGGTGGTATGTCCCTTGTGTTGTCTAGTTAGTTTGAGATTCCCATTCCACTGTTCTGACATCTTTCACAAGCAGAAATAATATGAAAAAAAGTGGGGTACATTTTGAATCAGTTGGGGAAAAGTCACCATTTGAAACTCCCAAGACCCTCACATATTAGAAAAAGATCCAAATAAAAACTGAGCTGCCTGAGCTAAATAGAAGACATTAATCAACCTCCTCTGGGAGGCTTTACTCTATTTATAGTATTCTGTTGCATTTGATTTGGAAGATTGTCTTATCCTAGTCATAAATTGTAATGTGATTTGCGGCTCCATTTCAAATCTTCTTTGCTCTACCAAGCACAACGGGAATGGTTACCTACAGACAGAGATATGGAGATATTCCCAGGAACACAATGCCATTTTGGGCCCATTTGGAGAGCTTTTGACTGAGGATGACCTCATCTACCTGGAGAAGCAGATTGAGACAGTCCAAGTGATGAAGAAGTGCCAGGAGTACGAGGCAGAGCTAAACCAGTTGGCGGTACAGCTGCGAACCATTCTCCCTGCTCCCATTGTCAACCTAACCGTCAACACTCAGCTTTTGCATCAGGAGGCAAGCAAAGGGGAACATGCACCTTTGCCTATTTGGTGCAACAGGATATCCGGCATTGTGAGGACTATGTCACTGCTCCTGGCAAATCTGAATGAAAAGGACCGTGCAGAGTACGAAAGCCGGGAAATTACTAGAATGCCAAATATGGAATTGGCAGCAGTCTTCTCTCCAACACCTGACCAAAGGTCCACAAGAATGAGCAGGAACAAAGTGGAGAATGAGATTCAGCAGTTTGGTGTCTCCGTACGTACACTCAAAGCAAACTTTGAAAAGCAAGGTGTGATGAAAGAAAAGGTATTGGCATGTGGTGACACACAGGGAAATCAGCAAGATATGGCAAAGGAAGACAAGAGCACTGGGGAGTTAAACTCTAATACTTCTGAATGTAGAGTTAGGACTCAAAGTGCAGAAGCTACTATTGATGGTATCATCATTGTTGAAGATGAATCTTGTCAAGCAGATATCACCAGAGCTCAGTTGAGTGATGGACAATTGCCCAATCCTGCATGGTCAGGCAGCAGGGAGGACAGAAGTGACTCAGGAATTGGTTCAAAGGATAATTCAGCGGAAGAGAAAACAGCACAGTCGCTTGTGACAGAGTCAACAAGCCTGAGGAAAGAAAGAATAGTTGTATTATTCCTGGGTCACTGGAAAAAGTCAACTTACACCATGTCCTTGAGAATGAAAGTCAGAGACCTACGTAAAGTTGCTAGCATTGAAAACAACATTGAGCCACCAAAAGACAGAGGTTTGGCTGAAACGGGGGAGAGCAGTCAAAATCCAGAGCTGGAAACACAGCTGGAACCCCAAACTAAGCAATCCATTCAGAATGGAAAATGTAGACATCTGTTCCTACAACAAAGGACCATCACCAAACTAATTAGCAATTGGAGAAATATCATATCCCACGTTCCATCCAGGCAGATTAGACGACTGAATCGGCAGAGAATCACCTACTCGCCCGAACAGTTTCTCCCCCGTGTTAATGGTGTCCCTGTTGACCACAATAGCCTGACCCTTGACCTTTTCATGCTGGGATACTTTCACATCCTTGAACTCGACCTGCCCCCAGATGAAAGGAAGATGAGGCACCTTCTGTGCTTCGAGGTGTTTGACCACTTGGGAAAGTTCAGTTGGGACTTGGTCCGTGCATTCCATAAAACCGTCATTGAGGAGATCGATGTTGGCAAAAGGGATTGGAAGGATGGGTTTGAAGATATTAAGCAAAGGTTCTTCAGCAACCCTGAAAACATGGCGGCCATAATGGACTGCCCCACACCGCATGTGACAGCTGTGAGACCAGTGCCCAAAGTCATCGTGCAAAGTGCCACACCtgaagaggatgagatgtcaataGGCTACTCCTATGACCTCGGAGGTTTCAGCAATGATGAGATTTGCAAGTATATTGACAGAAGCTTTGCTTTCTGGAAGGATAAGGAAGCTGAAATATTTGATTTTGAGGAGTAGCTACGGATGACTGTCCGTTCTAATGGTGTGTCTAGAATTCCTCCAACTGATGGGAGAACAATAGGAGTTCTTAATTCTGTAGCCCAGATGGATTTGAGTTTCATACAATTGTAACCTAGAACAAAGAGGACACATATTTTCGGTGCTAGTAAAGTCACTGACTGCATTATAAGTTGAGTCCTGACTAGTGGATATGTCAATTACACCTAAGTGCTGAAATCATTGAACTGTCATTACTAATCACAGAATCCAGTAATCCACTCTCCATAATGAATAGAACTCAATATTTCCCTCTCTATAATGACTCTACCATTACAGAAACCTTGAAGCTTGCTAGCACTCTCTACCCATGTACATCTCTAGATAGAGCAGAAGTTCATCAGGAATGAATTGATCTGTTACTTATTTAAATAAGTAACAGATCAATTCAACCAATCACCAAATGAGCCACATGTATTAGAAAAATAATTATTCCTCCCAAATCCATTGTTAGAGGTCCAACACATTCACCTTGTAACACTGTGCTACCAATGGAGTCAAACTCATGGAGAGCAACATAACCTTCCTCAATTATTGTGTTCTCGCATCTTGCTCCCCATACAGTGTATAATCAAACTTTACCCCATTCATTTAATCTTTCTCCAGAGGGAATGTACAATCTGTCCTATCCTGGATTTAATGGCACTCATTTAATCTTCTTCAATAGGCCAAATGTAATCTGTTTTATTATGGACTTTATCTATCACCTAAACTCATTTTACTGCTCTATTTTCATCTCCTCTAGCAGGTTCAAGATTATCAGCAAAGCAAGCCTCCCTCCATCGCACACCACTGGTAGAACTTGAACAACTTTAACTTTACCAAAAAATCACATACCCTATATATAGCTATGAAGCCTCTATTATGCATTGCGTCAATCCATCAATGTATTGAGTCAACAGCTTGTTTTTCTTTCATACTGTTTCATAGTCAGAATATTTCAAAGCATAATATATCCAAGAAATTTTTTTCAGTGCTGTGAATGTTATTTCAAGACAAACTTTGAAAATCATTCACATGCAACAAGATGCCATAAACAGCAATGCTTTGGATGCCTAATTCATCTGTTTGGGTGGAACTATTTGAGGAAAGGTTTGGTTGGTTGGTTAGGACAGCAGGCAAATTTCTGCACTGCAGACGGTTGCTCAGATTAATGAATCATCTGAAAACATGCAGCTAGAACAGGGTTTCAAACAATGACCTTACAACTCGGGTGTGAGTGTTGCCAGTTGAGCCAAATATAAGCTAACACTGCTTTCTGTGACTAGTGGCAAGTTCAAGATTATCGGCAAAATGATACTCCCTTCATCACACACCACCGATAGAACTTGAACAACTTTAACTTTACTAGTTAAAAGTAACTCATTTGAAACTGCCTTGAAATGTAATCATAGCTAAAATGCACCTGACACATCTCCACTCACTTTAAAATCCCTTCACCTCCACATGATAGTATGAGTAAGAAATAAGATAGTATGAGCATTGATGAATAAAAGGAAAAGGATGAATTAgaaaaaataatcaaaataaatgttcaagttttttatttgatttattattgtcacatgtattgggatacagtgaaaagtactgcttcttgcacgctatacagacaaatcataccattcatagagtacatagaggagaaagaaaggagagggtgcagaatttgcATTGCAAGTACAGATAGGGTGAgataagagaaagatcagcttaatatatgggtgGTCCATTACTGTGTAAGTAAAGGTAAACATTGATTTGTTGCCTCATTGGGTGTGCTCTAGTCTGACTCATTCTGTGGATGTGAGAGGTAGCTCAACTCACTGAGAAAAAAGGAAAGCAagaacttgcaattatatagcgTCCTTCACAACCCAAAAACATTCCAAATGCAGCCAATGAAGCATTTTTTGAAGggctgtcactgttgtaatgtaggaaagagcAGCCAATTCTGCACACAGAGAAATCCCATCAATAGCagtgaaataaatgaccagatgtCATAGTCATGTTGATTCGGATTCAAAGTACAGTAGTATTATATCACAGCATTTTCTGCAGTTGGAATTTCATTCTGTTAGTGCTCCCTTTGcttacccctctcccaggcagaaTATCTGAATATATTTGTATAGTGACCTGACCCCACTCATCAAACCCCCTCCATCAAGGAGGTTGCATTTGGATCACCCAATTCTCTAATCAAAAGTTTACGATCTGGCAATGAGGCTGTGAACATGGTTGATGCCTTTAATGAGCAACTGAGGGTCACCTTCATCCTATCAGTCTTTTCCAACTCCATTAAGGGCCGTTGAAACTTGCACTGATTCTCAAAAAATTAGAGCTTAGAAGAATGCTGCAAATGGAAATTTGGATGAATGGTTCTTGGCTCTTCCCTATTTTTCTTGAGAGATTAAGAATAGCCAATGACCTGTTAGCGAAGTCCCTGCAGCATTTAATAAGGACAAAAATTAGCCTCCAAATATCAAATGCCTTCTTTAGGAAATATTGTCCACTTTGTTCAATAGTTAAATCTGTACATGGAAATGGTTGTGAGCTCAGTCTTTCAGGGTCATTGTGAAGAGATTGGATTGGTTCAAGTAGCCGTTTTGCTGAGGTAGTGATGTCAGATATCTTGCAAAACGCTAatattctgtgtttctgtgtcactgttTGATTTGCTGAATAATTAAAAAAGATAAATGATTTTCAAATATTTCTCATGATTTGAATGAAAGGTTGATGTCTGTGAATGGAGTTTATCTGTTGCAGCATTTGCACTCGCTGATATTTGGCCTGGCTATATCATGTAAAAACTCTTCCACTCAAAACAGGCTCCTGCGGCTTTAGTCAACTGACCTTAAGACGATTAGGTGTTAGCCATCAAAATGTAAAACAATCCTTGTATATCAATATTACATTCTGTTAAAGCTTACACATCGATGGTAGTCCCACATATCAATTCACATACATCTCTATTGGTTTCTGTCAAGAGATTGAGATTCTTCCCACTCAAGCTCCAGTGAGTCCAGTGTCTCATTTGGTCCTGGATAGAAGCTTGCTAGTGCTCTGCATTGGTTAGCTGCCAGCTTTTAATCCATTAAATACCAGCCATGACCTTGCACTCATTTCATGTGCAATTGGCTCTACCAACCATTGCCTAAGCTCCTGCGTCTTGGGGGTGGTCAATGGCATGTACCCTTACAAcatgagagagaggaagagagagagtgagtgtgttcatTTGGTATCAGGCAAATAGAAACCatagataaaaacaaattactgcggatgctggaatctgaacccaaaagagaaaatgctgaaaaatctcagcaggtctggcagcatctgtgaggagagaaaatagctgatgtttcgaatgcagatgaccctttgtcctcatcaaagggtcatctggactcgaaatgtcagctattttctctcctcacagatgctgccagtcctgctgagattttccagcattttctcttttggcaatAGAAACCCTACCAGTGTGGATTTCTGCTGTAGGTTGGACACTCTTAAACAATGAAATACGTTTTTGACCAGAGCAAACATCAGCTGATCAGGATTAAAATCAAATCATGTAATTTGATTTTTACAATTCCTCCACCGATCCGATATGGCTGCTTCACCTGCAACGATCGAGACATTGATGGTAAGAATATTGCATGTTGTGAGAATTCTAAGGTTCTTGGACTTGGCAAAGGAACGGATTTGTTTGTCATAATTCAGGAAGATTTATTAAGTATAAAAATTATCAAACCAGGGGACAGTTGAAAGGTTGTGAGAGGTGTTACTTCCCATGTTAATCTTAGATAGGGAGCATGCTGCTTGGACCTtgctgtctcttcctctctgCCTCAGTAACGTAATTCCTTTTTCTGTATCTTGCTATGATGTCTGTATGCTATCGCGAGGCAATCTGCTCTGACATGAAGATGACTGAAGTTCTCTTTTATCCTGTTTGAGATGTGAGAGTTGCCATATGCACTACCCATTTCTATCTGATGATTGGTGCTGAAAGAGCATGATAGCTCTGTTATTAGTCAAAGTCAGCTGAGCTCTATCGTTGTGACCAAAGTTCACATCCCATCACCTTACAAGGCACCTTTGGCCTGATCACTTTTTGTTGGACTATATGGTATTTTCTGCAAAAATAGTTATATCCCATAAGCCTTTGGAAAGTGACTAAACTAACCCTTCCCTTTATGTGGTCTTTGTCTGCACGAGCATCTTGATTGATCTTAAGCTATCTTCTAGTTCAGGTTAAGTAAAACCCATtgagggaaaatctcagcaggtctggcagcatctgtaaggaaagaaaagagctccagatgaccttttgacaAAACCCATGTCGATTTTTAGTAACACAAGATCAGGAATTGCATAAAGGTTTCTCACAAGGTTTCTGTAAAAATACTTCAATAACTGTAGATCAGGTTTAGGCTAATGCTTTGTCCTGATATTTAGCTGAATTCATTGTATAGACATAATTTAAAATGAATAAAATTTGTCCCCATGAATCTCTATGGACTCGAAGATCCTATTAAAAGACGTAGGTATGGGTACCAGTAAATCATTGGAGCCTAAAGACAAAGGGACTCCTAGATTCTAAGATTCCACAGatatatagggtggaattttccgctagccaaagtcaatggaatttTGAATGGCTCGCCACTCCCTCCATGACAGGGCCTTAAAATTCAGCTGAGTGGTTTCAATAAGATGAAATGATGACATGATTAAATGTAGATTATAGTTGAATATACTTCCTTTTAGATGACAATACAATCAATATAATTAAATATCAAGTATAATACCATTGCAATTCTTTTATACATTCTACAGAATATCATGCTCCACACCTCAGAAAGGGTAAAGGATCATTACATTAATCTCCCACTTATTCTCTTACTGCCCCCAAACTCCTGTTTTGCCTCATTTATTTTTGTCTTGCTCTATTGTCTGTTACTTTATCAGCTGGATAAACCTATTATCCACAATTGTGTGAAAGATAATTTTGACTTTGTGAGACAATGTACAACAGGAGATATTGGGTCAGACACCAACTATATAACAGTCCCAATTTTCATTTTCACTTAATTTTCTGTCAAATCATTGTCCCTACTGCCAATCCACTTTGGGAGAAGATTGGAAGGGCTGGGATTTGGAAAAGGAGATTGAAGGGTTTGGGGTGCAGGAGAaaaggctgggggggggtggggtggtgttgagagggaaggttggagaggttaggggcATGGAATGGAAGTTTGAGGGGTTAAGCGTGTGGGAGAGATGATTGGAGGGTTTGGGGCTGTGAGTGAGGAGGTTGGCGTGGTTGGAGTGTGGATGAGGAGGTTTATAGGGATTGGGGATGTGGGTGAGGAGGTTGGAAAGGTTGGGCTGTGCATGAGGAGGTTGGAGGGGTTGGGGCTGTGCATGAGGAGGTTGGAGGGGTTGGGGCTGTGGGTGAGGAAGTTGGAGGGGTTGGGGTTGAGAGGAAAGGTTGGGAGGCTTAAGGCTGTGGGTGAAGAAGTTGGAGAGATTGGGGCTGTGGGTGAGGAGGTTGGAGGGCTTGACCTAAACCAAACGACTACTTATTTTTCAGTTTGTTTGAAGGTGGGAGATATATCGGACACAGCGGAATGATGAAATGGTTTCTTCAGCTTGGGTCATGTTTTAAATCATTGGTTTCACTCATTCTCCACAGCAAAAGGAagaaactgcactcttcagtgatcTTCCTCTATGGAAAAGAGAAATGATGATACAGAAACTGAACAGAGAAAAGTACGTATCACCAGAATATAGACTGAGCAGTAGAGTCAGCAACTACTAATGGAGTGCCCAACTTCAGAACTCATTTCTTCCAGGAAGTATCTGAAGCTTAAAACCGGGTGGAAAATGCAGATGCAGGCTCAAGAGATGAGCCAACAGAGTAATTTATTGTGACCTACTCTGCGAGTGGCTTACATTCACTGCTCGCGCAATGACCTCCACCTTGAGTAATTTAATTTTAGAATATCTTCCACCAAGGTGACGCTTGCCCAGGGTGACTAGAAATAAGTTATTGCTTCAATGACTTAAACAGAGGGATTATTCCCAGTCACCCACATCCAGAAGACCAACAGCAAGGCTCTGTCTGCATAAATCTCATTGTTAGAGGTATCTGAATGAATGAACCAGTCTGGGTAGATATGGCAGTTTGCTGCATGGTCAGACTTGGACCTGAGTCTGATCCTTTTCAACCCTGCTATCTCCAATGGTGACACACTGTGCTGAGATATCATATAATTCCATTTTCCATCTCCATTTCCTCTTGTGATACTACTTCGTGGGCACTGGTCATTCCCTCCACACCTCATCCAGGTGACCATTTTACATGTTGGCTAGCTGTCTGACCATCGGGTGCATCATAGCCAAGCCCAATCTTGTCCTCACCTGGTGTACACATATTTCTAGTCGGGACAGTGCAGTATGATCGGAACAGAAAGCCTGACTGTGTAACTGTCTCGTCCTAACCTGGGAACATCGAAGCCAACATAAATATCCCAATTTGTACATCAGCTGAGATCAGTTAAACTGACTCTAAAACCAGCAATTGGACTTGGAACTTCTGGACTGTGTGACTGTTAACCACAGTCCAATCTGCAAATCTGTTTGTACCTTTTTAAATTCAATTCCTGGTGAGAAACCCTTGAACATGTCCTGCTAAGTCTCAGTCTTTTGATCACTTCTGTTATGTTTATGGACAGCTCCTCAACATGTTTTTAACACATTCTTTTGCTTTGCTCTTAATAGGAAGAAGCAAAGGTGAGTGTTGCCGTTGGAGTTGGAATCAATTTGACTCTATTCTTTCAAGCTTGGCTGGTAGATGACTGTCGGGTTAATTCAGAAGGTGTGCAGTCAGCTGCACTGCAGGTCAGCCAGCGGCAACTCCAAGAGCAGTGAATCCATTCTCAACCAGGCAAAGAGGAAGGTTTGTCACCCTGAGGTAC of Mustelus asterias chromosome 3, sMusAst1.hap1.1, whole genome shotgun sequence contains these proteins:
- the espnlb gene encoding espin-like protein is translated as MVANEMKPVENLIGKCLEKGMGIFKKCWVKEEEKHNGNGYLQTEIWRYSQEHNAILGPFGELLTEDDLIYLEKQIETVQVMKKCQEYEAELNQLAVQLRTILPAPIVNLTVNTQLLHQEASKGEHAPLPIWCNRISGIVRTMSLLLANLNEKDRAEYESREITRMPNMELAAVFSPTPDQRSTRMSRNKVENEIQQFGVSVRTLKANFEKQGVMKEKVLACGDTQGNQQDMAKEDKSTGELNSNTSECRVRTQSAEATIDGIIIVEDESCQADITRAQLSDGQLPNPAWSGSREDRSDSGIGSKDNSAEEKTAQSLVTESTSLRKERIVVLFLGHWKKSTYTMSLRMKPPKDRGLAETGESSQNPELETQLEPQTKQSIQNGKCRHLFLQQRTITKLISNWRNIISHVPSRQIRRLNRQRITYSPEQFLPRVNGVPVDHNSLTLDLFMLGYFHILELDLPPDERKMRHLLCFEVFDHLGKFSWDLVRAFHKTVIEEIDVGKRDWKDGFEDIKQRFFSNPENMAAIMDCPTPHVTAVRPVPKVIVQSATPEEDEMSIGYSYDLGGFSNDEICKYIDRSFAFWKDKEAEIFDFEE